The following are encoded together in the Variovorax sp. PBS-H4 genome:
- a CDS encoding Bug family tripartite tricarboxylate transporter substrate binding protein, whose protein sequence is MSYRKFFSGVLFGLAAALGPAHAQQPIRIVVPFAAGGGTDQYVRILAAELNKRGTQVIVDNRPGASGIVAADYVARARPDGNTVLVSSLGTLANNTILYDKLPYDPKKDFAPVSQIAYQPAIIVGRSDLPYKNIREMVAYAKANPGKINRGSPGAAILTNLAPLSFEKSAGFSTTHIPFNGDAPAIQALLGNEIDIHGTSITGSLPHVRSGKLRVLGVMDSKRMPQVPDAPTFKEQGYDIEAVLWYSLSVPSATPKEAIQRLNRAVNQVIADPEFVERARAIGMEPRGGTPEELATFVDTEFNRWVPLLQSLNLPKQAH, encoded by the coding sequence GTGAGTTATCGGAAGTTCTTTTCCGGCGTGCTGTTCGGACTGGCTGCGGCGTTGGGCCCGGCCCACGCGCAGCAGCCCATCAGGATCGTCGTCCCCTTCGCGGCCGGCGGCGGCACCGACCAATACGTGCGCATCCTTGCCGCCGAGCTCAACAAGCGGGGAACCCAGGTCATCGTCGACAACCGGCCCGGCGCCAGCGGCATCGTCGCCGCGGACTACGTGGCGCGGGCCCGGCCGGACGGCAACACGGTCCTGGTGTCGTCGCTGGGCACACTCGCCAACAACACGATCCTCTACGACAAGCTGCCCTACGACCCGAAGAAGGACTTCGCGCCGGTCTCGCAGATTGCCTACCAGCCGGCGATCATCGTGGGCCGGTCCGACCTGCCCTACAAGAACATCCGGGAGATGGTTGCCTATGCCAAGGCCAACCCCGGCAAGATCAACCGGGGCTCGCCCGGTGCGGCCATCCTGACCAACCTCGCACCCCTCAGCTTCGAGAAGAGCGCCGGCTTCAGCACGACCCACATTCCCTTCAACGGCGATGCTCCCGCCATCCAGGCGCTGCTGGGCAACGAGATCGACATCCACGGAACCTCCATCACCGGCTCACTGCCGCATGTGCGCAGCGGCAAGCTCCGGGTCCTGGGCGTGATGGACAGCAAGAGGATGCCCCAGGTGCCGGACGCGCCGACCTTCAAGGAGCAGGGCTACGACATCGAGGCCGTCCTCTGGTATTCGCTGTCGGTCCCCTCCGCCACGCCGAAGGAAGCGATCCAGCGCCTGAACCGCGCCGTCAACCAGGTGATCGCCGACCCGGAATTCGTCGAACGCGCCAGGGCCATCGGCATGGAGCCGCGAGGCGGCACCCCGGAGGAACTGGCGACGTTCGTCGACACCGAATTCAATCGCTGGGTGCCGCTGCTCCAGAGCCTGAACCTGCCGAAGCAGGCGCATTGA
- a CDS encoding DUF4189 domain-containing protein, with the protein MTLHSYAVRMLGALALLGCCDPSGLAVRPAHAEPSRGASWGAIASVDNWYGYAFNFPSRDAAELAARSRCERAAGGKGRGGACVVRTYFDRSCGALARGNYGEWGTAVAATASEAAKAAAGQCETHLPTEPCKVVVSVCSPG; encoded by the coding sequence ATGACCTTGCACTCCTACGCTGTCCGCATGCTCGGCGCGCTCGCGCTGCTGGGGTGCTGCGACCCGAGCGGCCTCGCCGTCCGTCCTGCCCATGCCGAGCCATCGCGGGGTGCGAGCTGGGGAGCCATCGCTTCCGTCGACAACTGGTACGGCTACGCCTTCAACTTTCCGTCCCGCGACGCGGCCGAGCTCGCAGCGCGTTCCCGGTGCGAGCGTGCCGCGGGCGGTAAGGGCCGTGGGGGGGCTTGCGTGGTCCGTACCTACTTCGATCGCTCGTGCGGTGCGCTCGCCAGGGGCAACTATGGCGAGTGGGGCACGGCCGTCGCCGCCACGGCGAGCGAAGCGGCCAAGGCGGCGGCCGGGCAGTGCGAAACCCACCTGCCGACCGAGCCCTGCAAGGTGGTCGTCAGCGTGTGCTCGCCGGGCTGA
- a CDS encoding GntR family transcriptional regulator produces MPAQLLQIAAAPDLVDQVYRALHDAISSGSLAPGERITQEDLARRLAVSRQPVLQALRLLKKDGFVLDAPGRGLLVAPLDVDWMHKVYQVRGALDVLAARLAAAQRHRIDPKLIERGRRAARGRSVEAMIEADAAFHHAIYAASGNLLIAQSADQHWRHLRRAMGAVLQSVPQRESLWDEHEAIAKAIAAGNVDRAARLSDAHVTQAAQTLGTRLAARLSAHANQGSTA; encoded by the coding sequence ATGCCCGCCCAGTTGCTCCAGATCGCCGCCGCACCCGACCTCGTCGACCAGGTCTATCGCGCGCTGCACGACGCCATCAGCAGCGGCTCGCTGGCGCCCGGCGAGCGCATCACGCAGGAAGACCTGGCCCGGCGCCTGGCTGTCTCGCGCCAGCCGGTGCTGCAGGCGCTGCGCCTGCTGAAGAAGGACGGCTTCGTGCTCGACGCCCCCGGCCGCGGCCTGCTGGTGGCGCCGCTGGATGTCGACTGGATGCACAAGGTCTACCAGGTGCGCGGTGCGCTCGACGTGTTGGCGGCGCGCCTCGCCGCGGCGCAGCGCCACCGCATCGACCCGAAGCTGATCGAACGCGGCCGCCGTGCCGCGCGCGGCCGCAGCGTGGAAGCCATGATCGAAGCCGACGCCGCCTTCCATCACGCCATCTATGCCGCCTCCGGCAACCTGTTGATCGCGCAGAGTGCCGACCAGCACTGGCGCCACCTGCGCCGCGCCATGGGCGCGGTGCTGCAGTCCGTGCCGCAGCGCGAGTCGCTGTGGGACGAGCACGAGGCCATTGCGAAAGCCATCGCGGCCGGCAATGTCGACCGGGCCGCACGCCTGAGCGATGCGCATGTCACGCAGGCGGCCCAGACGCTGGGCACGCGGCTGGCCGCACGTCTTTCCGCCCACGCCAACCAAGGAAGCACCGCATGA
- a CDS encoding phytanoyl-CoA dioxygenase family protein: MKLTPEQRAQFERDGYLFFPGHFSADETKVLTDAVPALYARREAFNVREKGSDAVRTNFAAHLISEPFARLARHPRMVGPVMDLFEEEVYMHQFKINGKMAFEGDVWQWHQDYGTWLNDDLMPTERAMNVAIFLDDVSEFNGPLMFIPGSHRKGVIEAQHDLTTTSYPLWTIDHALIRQLVDRAGGKHGGIVAPKGPAGSMILFHSCLVHASGSNLSPFNRVAVYLSLCAVSNHIRRFKRPEYIAHRDFTPIALLPDDCLLKPCPVETPWKEGLPESALRTSLENIDTVAA, translated from the coding sequence ATGAAACTCACCCCCGAGCAGCGCGCGCAGTTCGAGCGCGACGGCTACCTGTTCTTCCCCGGTCATTTCTCGGCCGATGAAACGAAAGTGCTGACCGATGCAGTCCCTGCGCTGTATGCGCGGCGCGAAGCCTTCAACGTGCGCGAGAAAGGCTCCGATGCGGTGCGCACCAACTTTGCGGCGCACCTGATCAGCGAACCCTTCGCCCGGCTGGCCCGCCATCCGCGCATGGTGGGTCCGGTGATGGACCTCTTCGAGGAAGAGGTCTACATGCACCAGTTCAAGATCAACGGCAAGATGGCCTTCGAGGGCGACGTCTGGCAGTGGCACCAGGACTACGGCACCTGGCTCAACGACGACCTGATGCCCACCGAGCGTGCGATGAACGTGGCCATTTTCCTCGACGACGTGAGCGAGTTCAACGGCCCCCTGATGTTCATCCCCGGCAGCCATCGCAAGGGCGTGATCGAGGCGCAGCACGACCTCACGACCACGAGCTATCCGCTGTGGACCATCGACCACGCGCTGATTCGCCAGCTGGTGGATCGGGCCGGCGGCAAGCACGGCGGCATCGTTGCGCCCAAGGGCCCGGCCGGCTCGATGATCCTGTTCCACAGCTGCCTGGTGCATGCCTCGGGCAGCAACCTCTCGCCTTTCAACCGCGTGGCGGTGTACCTGAGCCTTTGCGCGGTCAGCAACCACATCCGGCGCTTCAAGCGGCCCGAGTACATCGCGCACCGCGACTTCACTCCCATCGCGCTGCTGCCCGATGACTGCCTGCTGAAGCCCTGCCCCGTCGAGACGCCGTGGAAAGAGGGCCTGCCCGAGAGCGCGCTTCGCACCTCGCTCGAAAACATCGACACCGTGGCGGCCTGA